The DNA region GAAAAACTATGTTCATTTTTTAGGTACATTTGTTTGATGATTTCTCTGAATGAAGGAGTGCATTGAAGCATTGGGTGAAGAGGTTAGGACAAAGTCTGTTCCTTCTTCTTGGAGCTCATCTAAAAGGACTAGAGCAGCAGAGGTTCTTAATTTGTCTGAAAaggtttgtgatttttttgttgatGGCTATTTGTTGACTTGTGTTTGGTTTTACACATGCTGATGTGATTTTCCTTGTGTGCCTGGGCTTGTTTGGCAGAGGAGAAGGAGCAGGATCAACGAGAAAATGAAGGCTTTGCAAAATCTAATTCCAAACTCTAACAAGGTACATGAGTTTCTTCAACCTTGGTGAGAATGGGTGTGTTTTGTGATTCATAGTTAGTCTTATTGTGGTGTGTTGTGTTTTTGTGTGGCAGACTGATAAGGCTTTCATGCTTGATGAAGCTATTGATTACCTTAAACAGCTTCAGCTCCAAGTACAGGTCTGGATTTCTTTTCTATGCTACATTTTTGTATAATCTGCTACCATTTATGCTGAAGCCTGTAGCACAATAATCAATGTCGATTCTGCTCATAGCTGCAAGTTTTAGTTTCCAAAGCATTACAAACATTTGAAGTGCCATTGTTTATCTTTGTTGATTTACATACCCAGATAATTCTCTAGTAGTTTCTTTTTATTGCTATTTGCTTATATATGTAAGCCTCAAGTGCTGTTGGAATTGACTTCTATGTTGAATTTTGATGAAGATATCTTGAATGTACTATAAGTAGCAACGGACATGGAGAGTTTGTGCGATAAAAAACATGTGTGAAGATTAATTTTTGTTACTCAAAGTAAAAGGAAACCTTCACTGAAGGGCACTACAACTAATTAGTTCTCTTTTAAAGAATTAACCTAAATCTTGTGATAAATATTTCAGATGCTGTCATTGAGAAATGGATTGAGTTTGCATCCTATTTGCCTCAAGTTCTTATAAATTCGATGGAAAGTACTTAAAAGATGTTTAGGAAAGGAATATACGTATTTAGTATTTACATTATCTTTTCTCGTCATATGAGTTCATTGCTATGGGATTTTCATCCGCATTTGCTTTCAATTGTTTGTCTGCATCTGGGCTTCAACATTGATCATTGTTGTGCTTGTGTGTTGAATTTATATGGAAATTATTAAGGCTTTAAACCTGGAATATGatgaatattttaaaatattagaaGTGAAGATATGATTAGTCATGACTCACGTATTTAGGAACACTAACTTTACTAAGATAAACTATATGTAATGGAAATGGACCCTGAGAAAAATGTTGCACTGGAATTCACTATAAACTTGGTAggcatttttatttattttacctCCAAAGTGCAGGGCAggatttatttcatttatttggAAATTTCTGGTGTGCTTGTATTTGTTTACCCATTATCTATTTACTTATATAGTGACTTTTTAGCAATCTCACACATGGGTGTGTAATTTTAGCCCCTTGAAAATGATCTGCATCCATGAAGCAAATACATAATCACTTGGTTCCAAAACAAAGTGCTACAATGCAAGGCATAACTGAGGTAAAGAAGGCAAAAGCAAAGGCTGGAAAAAAAGGTCATGTCTACTTTTCCAAATCTCctcatttctttatttatttttctggaCTAGTGCTAATAAGTATGCTTAATTTATGCCAGTTATAGTTTGGGGAGATGTAAAGGTATCATGCTGGCAGCTACACTAGTGCAGTCAATAACAGTACAATTGGTGGGCCATCAACTAGGGACATTGGAAAAACTGATCCATCATCCTTGCCAGCTAACTTTCCTATAAGTTCAAGGAGATAAAGTTTGTGCTTGTTAAAATCTCCTCTGGCTAGTTCCTCCTCCCCTACGCCACATCGCCAGGATGCTCATGAGTTGCACTAGTTGCATCATCAACAGTAAAGGATCAGAAAGCATTAATCTGAATTTGTGCATATTGACAGAAGGTTCCTGTTTTGAATTGTTAAACTAGATGTCTGCTTGAACAGCCCCCTTCCCTTGGCTACTCCTAAACAATGTCTCTTGCATGAGAAACGCCCAGCAAGTTCTGCAGCACGTGAATGTCTCTCTTCATGATGGAGGGGCGCTTGTGCTAACCGGTGCCATTGGCTCTGGAAAGTCAACTTTCTTGCGCATGTTAGCCGGGTTTTCCCATCCTTCTGCTGGTGAAATCCTTTGGAATGGCCACAACACTCCAGAATCTGGAATCTTCCAACAGTATAAGCTGCAACTTGAGTTGATGGGACTGGGAAGATTGGCCAAGGAAAAGCCAAGGATGTTGCCTATGGGACAAAGGAAAAGGCTGCAACTTGCGAGATTGCTCGAAATTTGATCGCCTCATATGGTTGCTGGATGAGCCTTCAGTGGCATTAGATGATGAAGGTGTGAAGTTACTTGAGTACGTTATTGCAGAGCACAAGAAACAAGGAGGAATGTGATTGAGGCGACTCACTTACCTATTGAGATAGAAGATTCCATGGTCTTGAGGCTTCCACCAAGGTTTCCAAGGAGGATGACTTCAGTGGATCAAGACTGGATTAAGTTATGGAATCAGTTATGCAAAATTTCATTGCTGACATTTCAGTCATCACTCATTGTTTAGTTAGTTGTCTTTTATATTGTATGCTTATTGATCATGCTTGTATACTTGCAGTTTGATGGGTTCATGTATCTTCTATGAAACATTTTAAGAGCCTTGAGAACCACATTTCAATTGGGGTTTCAGGCATCAGCTAAGAATGAGACAGTAAAATTGTTCTAAtctcaaaagaaaattattgcTTAAGTTTTTTTTGCTATGGCAATTTATACTTTCATAACATGAGAATTTCTCTATTCACACTAatagtttatatttgtattcTTAATTTTACATTTCAAATACAGGAGAATTTTACAAAAGTAACAAGATCAAAAgctaaaaaagaaaatagaacaGCTCAAAAGAATACACAAGATAGAGATGATTACCATTTGCAGCAAATTACTAAAGATTTTAAGACAAAGGGAAAAGTTGTCAGTTGCACCACTTAGACCAGCGACTGGAGCTATGATGAAGCAAACTCACTATGCGAGTTTTGAAATTTTCTTATAGTCATGtactttttttacattttttatacCATTGGGCATGGACATCAATGAATAACAGCACACTTTTAATATGGTAcgtgttctgtactagggaagCTTACGTGAGAGAAGGAAAgaaagcaaaccctagcagagcacttaAAATAGTAAAGATGTCATAAAAGgtaaattctcattaaatgttcaaaaagTGTCTCGTACAAgatgatgacctccccttttatagagggtgtggtcatgatatggacttttcctatatttgggcctgacaatcagggcccaaatctcTATGcgtataagacaaatccaaaagaatcttccagctggcttgtgggtccgtCTAAAGGAAGGACAAGGATACTTGTTATATCGCCAATTCCTGCCATGGCTGCCTTCGTTCGGTTGATTGCttattttgggcgggcataggcatcctttatgtcccgcccagtccacatgcccccaagacatgaggctcaggtaggttgagtcgaaatgtctttaatATGCTACTCCGTCACCTGCTTTCATTATTCACCTTGTGATTTTTGTCACTATATCGCCGTTCCTCATGATCGCGGACATGTCGCCACGTTCTCGTTTATTGATACGCCGTCATTTCTCTTTTTGTTGATATGACGCCACTTTTATGTTCATTATTACATCGCCATTTTTATTTTCGCTGATACGTCGCCATTGtcataaccgtcaatcacgtcttttcaactgacacacgtaatccttgttttccgggatttcgtcatcatttgccatgaatgcagtttccgtttgtgcgtctcgaggagttacacCTTTTCACTTCATacctttttgaatttcaaatcccacgactctTCACTACCTATCCCACTCGttctctctcctctttttcctctataaaaaccccttttaACCTTTCActtttttcacttttctgaaacTCTTTCTCTGAAACTTCTCTGGAATTCTTACTTTCTCCtctttgaactccggcgaacctccgtttactccggccgtcgtcattgcgcggtgttcTCCTTTAGCCGACGTTCTCCTTACCCAATCTTCCATctcttcctccggtgagttctTTACACCCTTTTCCTCTcgttttgttttctctttcttgaaactgttcatcttcttcttttatcttcttgaatctgttcatcttcttcttttatcttttatGAAATTACTCAGCATGTCGTTGAATAATGTTAGtatttcttccctagaactttcttcaccctctacCGAGGGGGAAATTTCTGCCCCCACTGTTATTGAAATCCaatcctcgccttctacccacgAGGATTCCGGGCCAGCCGGCTCTGTCAATTCTGTCCTTTCTTCTAATGGAGATTTATCTTCGCCCGAATGGCGCACAAACGTTCATTTgtttgaagataaatgtctgtggCGTTCCATCTGGGGTAGTATTGGGAGCATTAACTCGCTTCGGATATCTGCCCAAGGGTTTACGAAGATAAATCCAGCCACTTCTAATAACGAAGATCTTCAgttgaatgttcttccatgtggcgaggatgattgtgttcttttacGCAAAGAGTCATcagatgaatcgcccgatttctttttcgtttatggttattttttcactGACTT from Lotus japonicus ecotype B-129 chromosome 2, LjGifu_v1.2 includes:
- the LOC130737760 gene encoding transcription factor SPATULA-like, encoding MAEEDSYNLSSSSSQDEISLFLRQILLCSSSSSNPNMPPSSNSPLHSTAGAFLSAPPHPLPAANVSSSSLGISENEADEYDCESVECIEALGEEVRTKSVPSSWSSSKRTRAAEVLNLSEKRRRSRINEKMKALQNLIPNSNKTDKAFMLDEAIDYLKQLQLQVQQSHTWVCNFSPLKMICIHEANT